One Megamonas hypermegale genomic window carries:
- the recF gene encoding DNA replication/repair protein RecF (All proteins in this family for which functions are known are DNA-binding proteins that assist the filamentation of RecA onto DNA for the initiation of recombination or recombinational repair.), translating into MNIKNITLHNYRNYKDLDIDLIPNINIFIGYNAQGKTNIIEAVRFASIGISHRTRNDNDLIYWQENEANINIKFSKIDITSTLKIFLKRNQRKQLNFNGENIKQKELPGLLTMILFSPEDLMLIKGSPVLRRRFLDIELSQISLIYYNQLVQYNKILLQRNNLLKKIKENNKLISMLDMWDEQFAKSAAFIVDKRLKSVDKLNKLANNAHNYISKNQENLEVKYIMNKNNANLSLDITYEELYTYYINALNKFRKNDIFKGSTSIGPHRDDIYFFINNVDLKSFGSQGQQRSSVLSLKLAELTFLKNETGEYPILLLDDVMSELDNNRRNSLLDYIQAKNIQTLITATDKSLFSVNNKSKFFIVNKGIVS; encoded by the coding sequence ATGAATATAAAAAATATAACCCTTCATAATTATAGAAATTATAAAGATTTAGATATCGATTTAATACCAAATATTAATATTTTTATTGGATATAATGCACAGGGAAAAACCAATATTATAGAAGCAGTGCGTTTTGCTTCTATAGGTATTTCCCATCGCACTCGCAACGATAACGATTTAATTTATTGGCAAGAAAATGAAGCAAATATTAATATAAAATTTTCTAAAATAGATATTACATCTACATTAAAAATTTTTTTGAAACGAAATCAAAGAAAACAATTAAATTTTAACGGAGAAAATATAAAACAAAAAGAATTACCTGGTTTATTGACGATGATATTATTTTCTCCTGAAGATTTAATGTTAATAAAAGGTTCTCCTGTATTGCGCAGAAGATTTTTAGATATAGAATTGTCACAAATTAGTTTGATTTATTATAATCAATTAGTCCAATATAATAAAATATTATTGCAAAGAAATAATTTATTAAAAAAAATAAAAGAAAATAATAAATTAATTAGTATGCTGGATATGTGGGACGAGCAATTTGCTAAAAGTGCAGCTTTTATTGTTGATAAACGTTTAAAAAGTGTGGATAAATTAAATAAATTAGCAAATAATGCACATAATTATATATCTAAAAATCAAGAAAATCTTGAAGTAAAATATATTATGAATAAAAATAATGCAAATTTATCTTTGGATATTACGTATGAAGAATTATACACATATTATATTAATGCTTTAAATAAATTTAGAAAAAATGATATATTTAAAGGTTCTACTAGTATAGGTCCTCATCGTGATGATATTTATTTTTTTATCAATAATGTAGATTTAAAATCTTTTGGTTCACAAGGGCAACAGCGCAGTTCAGTATTATCTTTAAAATTAGCGGAATTAACATTTTTAAAAAATGAAACGGGTGAATATCCTATATTATTATTAGATGATGTGATGAGCGAATTAGATAATAATCGTAGAAATAGTTTATTGGATTATATTCAAGCTAAAAATATTCAAACATTAATTACGGCGACAGATAAATCATTGTTTAGTGTTAATAATAAAAGTAAAT